Proteins from a genomic interval of Gopherus evgoodei ecotype Sinaloan lineage chromosome 7, rGopEvg1_v1.p, whole genome shotgun sequence:
- the WDR74 gene encoding WD repeat-containing protein 74 has protein sequence MASSARWNHVWVGSETGILKGVNLRRRQATNYVAACALRRDEGVCAMCWGDPSESEILIGCLDGSVKLFSTEKGKFTESRQCLGGEGSFCGLAVHDSSIITCVESGLLKVWRDASSENMETQVGAGVCRMRQNPAQPQCVGTGGKENALKVWDLHRPEEPIFRAKNVRNDWLNLRVPVWERDLQFLPGSEKIVTCTGHHQVRLYDPSSPQRRPVLEATYGEYPLTALSLTPGADSVVVGSSHGDMAVIDLRQGRLVKCLKGFAGSLRSVQCHPALPLVASCGLDRFLRVHNIEDKCLVHKVYLKSRLNCLLLTSCEKWEDEDPEPTAPQADVKEEEDELWDGMETVATRTVLRRTVDPNVQEIQLGKHPKKQKRTSAGP, from the exons ATGGCGTCTTCTGCGCGGTGGAATCACGTGTGGGTTGGATCCGAGACCGGCATCCTCAAAG GGGTGAACCTGCGGCGGAGACAGGCCACCAATTACGTGGCGGCCTGCGCGCTGCGCCGGGATGAGGGCGTCTGCGCCATGTGCTGGGGGGACCCCTCCGAGTCCGag aTCCTCATCGGCTGCCTGGATGGGTCAGTGAAGCTGTTCAGCACTGAGAAGGGAAAGTTCACAGAGTCACGGCAATGTCTGGGCGGGGAGGGCTCGTTCTGTGGCCTGGCCGTGCACGACAG TTCCATCATCACCTGTGTGGAGTCTGGTCTCCTCAAGGTCTGGCGGGATGCCTCATCCGAAAAC ATGGAAACCCAGGTGGGGGCTGGTGTGTGCCGTATGCGCCAGAACCCTGCCCAGCCGCAGTGTGTGGGGACAGGTGGGAAGGAGAACGCTCTGAAGGTCTGGGACTTGCATCGGCCTGAGGAACCCATCTTCCGTGCCAAAAAT GTGCGGAATGACTGGCTCAATCTCCGGGTGCCTGTGTGGGAGCGTGACCTGCAGTTCCTACCTGGCTCTGAGAAGATTGTCACCTGCACTGGGCACCACCAG gtGCGGCTGTACgaccccagctccccacagcggcGCCCTGTGCTGGAGGCGACCTATGGGGAGTATCCCCTCACAGCCCTCTCCCTCACCCCTGGTGCTGA CTCTGTGGTGGTAGGCAGCTCACACGGGGACATGGCGGTCATCGACCTGCGGCAAg GACGACTGGTGAAATGCCTGAAGGGCTTTGCTGGGAGTTTGCGCAGCGTCCAGTGTCACCCAGCCCTCCCACTCGTGGCTTCCTGTGGCCTTGACCGCTTCCTGCGGGTACATAATATCGAGGACAAGTGCCTGGTACACAAG GTGTATCTGAAGTCCCGGCTGAACTGTCTGCTGCTGACCAGCTGTGAGAAGTGGGAG GATGAAGACCCTGAACCTACAGCCCCTCAAGCCGAcgtgaaggaggaggaggatgagctgTGGGATGGCATGGAGACTGTGGCTACCAGAACAGTGCTCAGGCGCACTGTGGACCCCAATGTCCAGGAGATCCAGCTAGGCAAGCATCCCAAGAAGCAGAAGAGAACGAGCGCTGGGCCTTGA